The Cryptomeria japonica chromosome 2, Sugi_1.0, whole genome shotgun sequence region ATAGGATTAATTACAAACTGTCGAAATTTTGCCCCATTTATGCATTCCTAAATATAGCTTCACTAGATTTCCAGGCTACAGAAAATTTCTAATTGAACTCTCCAAgatagaaaaaaaataataatcaagcTTTTAATTGGCATTTGTAATCCCTTCCACAGAATATTATTGAAAAATTGCAAGTCAGTTTCCCTGATTCGGAGGTGAACAATTTACATCATAATTTAAAAAGTCGACAGCAATGTGGAAGTGCTCTGACCCTTTCCTACCTTATCTAGATTTCCTGCCCATCTTGTGCTGCTTACCATTTGATACAGAtcagattgatatttagattctattCTCCTCCCTTCAAACATGTCCTCAATACATTCCAACAACTCGACAACTTCTACCATGCTCGGTCGGTCTTTAGGCGAATCTTTTGAGCACAACAAGGCAACTCGAATCAGTTGAATAAGACAATTGCATGTAGAAACTGTAACACCTCCATTGCACAAGAGCAAGCTATCATCAACCACCTCTGAAATCCGATCAGGGAAAGCCATACTAACCCACATGCGCAAGCTGAGTCCATCAACAAACATCTGGTGGGTTGGCCTCTTTCTTGTTAACATCTCCAATAGTAGAATTCCATAGCTGTAAACATCTCCCTTCACGGAAATCCTTGCACCAACTCCATACTCTGCATTAAACCCCTGTCAGTTTCCACTTTCCAGTAATTAAAACAGTAATAATGAAATCAAAGCAGCAAGTTAAGTCACGAAAAATAAGTGTTTACCAGGGGCAATGTAGCCTAGAGCACCTTTCAgtgttgttgatgatgaagatgaatgcATTGAATTTTCATATAGTATATGAGCGTTTCCAAAATCAGCTATATGTGCTGTCATATAGAAGTCCAGAAGTATGTTGTTGGGCTTCAAATCACAATGAACAACTTGAATTGAACAATCATGATGGAGATATGCCAAGCCACGGGCAACGTCCATGGCTATCTGTACTCTTGTCTGTAAATCCATTTTACAGACACCCCCAATATTACACTTGCCAGTATCACAATGCAAATGCCTTTCCAGGCTTCCATTAGACATGAACTCAAAAACCAAACCTTTGAAGTCAAGATTAGAGCATGAAGTTATGAGTTTTATTATATTTCGGTGTCTGGTTTTACCAAGCACTTGGCATTCAATGTTGAAACTTTTATGAGCTGCTTCATCCTCCAAATTGAGAGCCTTAACAGCTATCAATGTTCCATTATCCAAAACTCCTTTATATACAGAGCCAACACCACCAACTCCTAGCAAGTTGCCCTTGCCAAATCCATTAGTTGCAGTACTGAGCTCCTTATATGAGATTCTAGGATGTGGAAACTCTATTGATGGTTGTTCCACATTTCCCTTCCCAAAGAAATATCTGTACAAAAGTGAAACATACAAGCAGTATACAACTAGAAAGGAGATAACAAAAGTGATGTATTTAAACAATTTATGGAAGTTCGAGAGGCATCCAGATGATCCTGCACTTGGACATGCTGGTAATGAAAATATCCATTGCCCACAGAGTTCAGGGTTTCCTCTGAATGATGACGCCGTGAGCTTTGTAAATGGTCCTGCTTTAGGAATTTCTCCTTTCAACAAATTGAATGATACATTTAGAATGGTCAGTACCGTTAGATTCTGAAGAGATTCTGGTGTTGTACCAGACAGTTTGTTGTTGGAAAGATCCAATTATTGGAGATTTCGCAGCTTGGAAACTGAATCTGTAATTGGGCCTTCAAAAATGTTATGAGACAGGTCAAGATATTCTAGTGCACTACAACTTGCAATAGCACTAGGAATGAAACTAGATAATTGATTTCCAGATAGATCTATTCCTTGAACCATTTCCATTTTACCTATTTCTGCTGGCAAGCTTCCTTGTAGCGAATTACAAGACAGATTGAAGTAAAATTGTAAATTTTTTAGGCCTGCAACTTCTGGTGGTATGTTTCCAGTGAGATAATTATAGGATAGGTCAAGTAATTCTAGTCTTCAACATCTCCCAAGAGCGGAAGGTACCCTTCCATcaaattgattgtgatgaagatgaAGGCGCCTTAGCTGGGGAAGATTGCCAATACTATGAGGAATTTGTCCAGTAAGCAGGTTAAATGGGAGAGAAAG contains the following coding sequences:
- the LOC131054745 gene encoding probable LRR receptor-like serine/threonine-protein kinase At3g47570, producing MSNGSLERHLHCDTGKCNIGGVCKMDLQTRVQIAMDVARGLAYLHHDCSIQVVHCDLKPNNILLDFYMTAHIADFGNAHILYENSMHSSSSSTTLKGALGYIAPEYGVGARISVKGDVYSYGILLLEMLTRKRPTHQMFVDGLSLRMWVSMAFPDRISEVVDDSLLLCNGGVTVSTCNCLIQLIRVALLCSKDSPKDRPSMVEVVELLECIEDMFEGRRIESKYQSDLYQMVSSTRWAGNLDKVGKGQSTSTLLSTF